One window of the Gemmatimonadota bacterium genome contains the following:
- a CDS encoding helix-turn-helix transcriptional regulator: protein MKTKEIEIERGSGNVFADLGRPDAEAHLLKAELVTRIDKIIRQRELKQVEAAKLLGLSQPDVSRLLRGDFREYSMERLLRLLTALERDVEIVIREPVSHRPGRLHVQIDHDRTSDRLVYK, encoded by the coding sequence ATGAAGACAAAAGAGATCGAAATCGAACGTGGAAGTGGTAATGTGTTCGCCGACCTGGGGCGACCTGACGCCGAAGCTCACTTACTAAAGGCAGAGCTTGTCACCCGCATTGACAAAATTATTCGTCAGCGAGAACTCAAGCAGGTCGAGGCGGCGAAATTGCTCGGTCTGTCCCAACCTGATGTTTCGCGTCTCCTAAGAGGGGACTTTCGTGAGTATTCCATGGAGCGTCTCTTGCGTCTGTTGACAGCACTTGAGCGCGATGTGGAAATCGTTATTCGGGAACCGGTATCTCACCGACCAGGAAGGCTTCATGTACAAATAGACCATGATCGTACTTCTGATCGCTTGGTCTATAAGTAG